From a single Desulfonatronovibrio hydrogenovorans DSM 9292 genomic region:
- a CDS encoding monovalent cation/H+ antiporter complex subunit F: MNLFYLGMALFLLLNILAGLWRVMAGPNPSDRMVCAQLFGTTGVAILLLLSQALESPYIRNAALVFALLIIPAVLAFVRNTSYEITKEN; this comes from the coding sequence ATGAATTTATTTTACCTGGGAATGGCCCTGTTTCTGCTTTTAAACATCCTGGCAGGGCTGTGGAGGGTCATGGCCGGTCCCAACCCTTCAGACCGGATGGTCTGCGCCCAGCTGTTCGGAACCACAGGGGTGGCCATTCTACTGCTGCTCTCCCAGGCCCTTGAATCACCTTACATCAGAAATGCTGCCCTTGTTTTCGCCCTGCTCATCATTCCGGCAGTGCTGGCCTTTGTCCGCAACACCTCCTATGAGATAACAAAGGAAAACTGA
- a CDS encoding sodium:proton antiporter produces the protein MTASTTMTIYALSSVIIFCIGLLGLISHPHMLRKIISLNIMAGGSFLFLISLAYQDRSPEVDPVPQAMVLTGIVVAVSATAFALSLARRIREKTGRSDLEWVQEKE, from the coding sequence ATGACAGCCTCAACCACCATGACCATCTATGCCCTTTCTTCTGTCATCATTTTTTGTATCGGCCTGCTGGGTCTCATCAGCCATCCCCACATGCTTAGAAAAATAATCTCTCTGAACATCATGGCTGGAGGATCTTTTCTTTTTTTAATCAGTCTGGCCTATCAGGACAGGTCCCCTGAAGTTGATCCTGTCCCCCAGGCCATGGTCCTGACTGGTATAGTCGTGGCCGTCAGCGCCACTGCTTTTGCTTTGAGTTTGGCCCGACGTATCAGGGAAAAAACCGGACGCAGCGACCTGGAATGGGTGCAGGAAAAAGAATGA
- a CDS encoding hydrogenase subunit MbhD domain-containing protein, whose translation MNLLFDLILGITLVGVCWRIIRTSGNFQAIVLFITFGLLLSLIWTRLKSPDIAIAEAAVGAGLTGVLLMDALGVFSQSQEKPAPKLKPGLFIPGLFLAGLFFCSVFFISQDIDRLGNLVQKHLPGSSLEHPITAVLLDFRSYDTWLEMGVLLAAVLGVLCVSQRQDLERTLLPAPAEPVGRWIIKILLPMMVLISGYLLWLGAFAPGGAFQAGVVLAAGGVLLWQGGHPSLASLSRTWWKVLLCAGFASFLVLAKASLFYSDHMLTHPDSKIWILALEYGAALSIAICLISLVLASPAGHQTAKQQSPEEDVKP comes from the coding sequence ATGAATCTCTTGTTTGACCTGATTTTGGGCATAACCCTGGTGGGTGTATGCTGGAGAATCATCCGGACCAGCGGAAACTTTCAGGCCATTGTCCTGTTCATAACCTTTGGACTCCTCCTGTCTCTGATCTGGACCAGGCTGAAGTCACCGGATATTGCCATTGCCGAGGCTGCAGTAGGAGCCGGTCTGACCGGAGTCCTGCTCATGGACGCTCTGGGTGTATTCAGCCAGTCCCAGGAAAAGCCTGCACCCAAGCTCAAACCGGGATTATTCATTCCAGGCCTTTTCCTGGCCGGATTATTTTTTTGTTCGGTTTTCTTCATTTCCCAGGATATCGACCGCCTGGGAAACCTGGTTCAAAAGCATCTGCCAGGGTCATCCCTGGAACACCCCATCACAGCAGTGCTGCTGGATTTCAGAAGCTACGACACCTGGCTGGAAATGGGAGTCCTGCTGGCTGCGGTCCTGGGAGTCCTCTGTGTAAGCCAAAGGCAGGACCTGGAAAGGACATTGCTTCCAGCACCGGCTGAGCCTGTTGGGAGGTGGATCATCAAGATCCTTCTGCCCATGATGGTCCTGATCAGCGGATACTTATTATGGCTCGGGGCCTTCGCCCCTGGGGGCGCCTTTCAGGCCGGAGTAGTCCTGGCAGCAGGGGGTGTCCTGCTCTGGCAGGGTGGCCATCCATCCCTGGCTTCCCTGTCCAGAACCTGGTGGAAGGTGCTGTTATGTGCCGGGTTCGCCTCCTTTCTTGTCCTGGCAAAAGCCTCCCTCTTCTACAGCGATCATATGCTGACCCACCCTGATTCTAAAATCTGGATTCTGGCTCTGGAATACGGAGCTGCCCTGTCCATTGCCATCTGCCTGATCAGCCTTGTGCTGGCCTCTCCTGCTGGACACCAAACAGCAAAACAACAGTCCCCTGAGGAGGATGTAAAACCATGA
- a CDS encoding complex I subunit 5 family protein, whose protein sequence is MLELMVLIPFSGAVLCLFLPGQLRRWPGLLSAGSVLMISVLLARDIYLHGAIRRHLGGWVEPLGIGLHIDGLSVFFILMTGLVGFLVSLYSFSQFSFGRSRDQAAHFWPLWLLLWGALNTLFFVSDIFNSYVVLELISISAAALAALSGSRASLVAALRYFLVAMAGSMAFLLGIGFIYAQAGTLDMFLISAAEPGDPLMAAALGLMTVGLIMKTALFPFHFWLPPAHGEAPAPVSAVLSALVIKGSFYLLLRLWFSAFAGNIINPPVAAVMGGLGFAAVIWGSYQAIIQDRLKLIIAYSSIGQIGYLFILFPLMFVSADPAWQTEAWTACTYQTISHGLAKAALFLAAGNLIQASGTDNIRSMRNIAGRLPMTTFTLGLAGVSLMGLPPSGGFVAKWMLLQSILASGQWWLAAAPVLGGLLTAAYIFKILAHTFISDENSVCCLPVSYLMEKSALLLAIFSILIGFRAEEVIFMLENRMSFEIIGGSP, encoded by the coding sequence ATGCTTGAACTGATGGTTCTCATTCCTTTTTCCGGAGCAGTGCTCTGCCTGTTCCTTCCCGGCCAGCTGCGACGCTGGCCAGGGCTGCTGAGCGCAGGTTCCGTCCTGATGATCTCTGTTCTGCTGGCCAGGGACATTTACCTCCATGGGGCAATCCGCCGACACCTGGGAGGATGGGTGGAACCCCTGGGGATTGGCCTGCACATTGACGGCCTGTCTGTTTTTTTTATTCTTATGACCGGTCTGGTGGGTTTTCTGGTCAGCCTTTACAGTTTTTCTCAATTTTCCTTTGGCCGCAGCAGGGATCAGGCCGCCCACTTCTGGCCCCTGTGGCTGCTCTTATGGGGCGCACTGAATACATTGTTCTTTGTTTCAGACATCTTCAACTCCTATGTAGTCCTGGAACTGATAAGCATCAGCGCGGCCGCCCTGGCTGCCCTTTCCGGAAGCAGGGCATCCCTGGTGGCTGCACTGCGCTACTTTCTGGTGGCCATGGCCGGATCCATGGCTTTTCTGCTGGGAATCGGATTCATTTATGCCCAGGCAGGAACTCTGGACATGTTTCTTATTTCCGCAGCCGAACCCGGAGATCCCCTCATGGCAGCGGCTCTGGGTCTGATGACCGTTGGCCTGATCATGAAAACCGCCCTGTTCCCGTTTCATTTCTGGCTGCCGCCAGCCCATGGCGAAGCCCCGGCTCCAGTCAGTGCCGTCCTCTCAGCCCTGGTCATCAAAGGATCTTTTTACCTGCTGCTCAGACTCTGGTTTTCAGCCTTTGCCGGCAACATCATCAATCCGCCAGTTGCCGCGGTAATGGGAGGGCTGGGCTTTGCAGCCGTAATCTGGGGTTCCTACCAGGCCATCATCCAGGACAGACTCAAGCTGATCATTGCCTATTCCAGCATCGGACAGATTGGTTATCTGTTTATCCTGTTCCCGCTGATGTTCGTATCTGCTGACCCAGCCTGGCAGACAGAGGCCTGGACAGCATGTACCTACCAGACCATTTCCCACGGACTTGCCAAAGCAGCTCTCTTTCTGGCTGCAGGTAACCTTATCCAGGCCAGTGGAACCGACAATATCAGATCCATGCGCAATATCGCCGGAAGACTGCCCATGACCACCTTCACTCTGGGCCTGGCCGGCGTCAGCCTGATGGGCCTTCCACCCAGTGGAGGGTTTGTGGCCAAATGGATGCTTTTGCAATCCATCCTGGCCAGTGGTCAATGGTGGCTGGCTGCTGCTCCGGTTCTGGGCGGCCTGCTTACTGCTGCCTATATTTTCAAGATCCTGGCCCATACCTTTATTTCCGATGAGAACTCCGTATGCTGTTTGCCTGTATCATATCTGATGGAAAAATCAGCCCTTCTGCTGGCTATTTTCTCCATCCTCATAGGTTTCAGGGCCGAAGAAGTTATTTTTATGCTGGAAAACCGGATGAGTTTTGAAATCATTGGAGGATCACCATAA
- a CDS encoding cation:proton antiporter encodes MINNILSIAFCLAGGFFFLGGTLGLIRFPDTYSRLHALTKADNLGLGFIVLGLILVAQTIPEMIKLTLIWLLALVGSSSACYFIGNHLFNNSDRPENKA; translated from the coding sequence ATGATAAACAACATCCTGTCAATAGCCTTCTGCCTGGCTGGGGGCTTCTTTTTTCTGGGGGGCACCCTGGGACTGATCCGTTTCCCTGACACCTACAGCCGTCTGCATGCCTTAACCAAGGCCGACAACCTGGGCCTGGGCTTCATAGTCCTTGGCCTGATCCTGGTAGCCCAAACCATTCCAGAAATGATCAAACTGACCCTGATCTGGCTTTTGGCTTTGGTAGGCAGTTCAAGTGCCTGTTATTTCATTGGAAACCATCTCTTTAACAATTCTGACAGACCAGAGAACAAGGCATGA
- a CDS encoding extracellular solute-binding protein — protein sequence MNKRLEEVRHQYRQGNLSRRDFVKYLGVAGVAAGLVGGPFGLVRNAMAQGRIRFDGWGGTTSQAFRRYAFEPFTSATGIRVVDGEFGDMDSYLTRVIASFPPGGEFNLAHLSGVFDYARYVGLEFNTALDESKIGNLELVMEAMIEPYRRITPEALSAVPYNLGQTGIAYNTKYISEEKAEELGASLLWDDSIRGNLGSWVEWRTNIWYAALYTGQDPNNIQDINAVWDALRKQVPMVRKYWGSGAELMNLLASEEVYATVAWSGRVAHLQEQGYPIGFLAPEGCYSWQECIFVMKGTDLDVAHQLLDFMLAPEASIAVAEGQMYPPSLDPTKVELTEKIKNLPAFDPTGKLQGYLFADPHYWNERQLEWAERWDRVRAGR from the coding sequence ATGAACAAGAGACTGGAGGAAGTAAGACACCAGTATCGTCAGGGAAACCTTTCCCGGAGGGACTTTGTAAAATATCTCGGTGTGGCTGGGGTAGCTGCCGGGCTGGTAGGAGGACCCTTTGGTCTGGTCCGTAATGCCATGGCCCAGGGCAGGATAAGGTTTGACGGCTGGGGCGGCACCACCTCCCAGGCCTTCAGACGCTACGCCTTTGAGCCCTTTACCAGTGCTACAGGGATACGAGTCGTGGACGGTGAATTCGGTGATATGGATTCATATCTGACCAGGGTAATTGCCTCCTTTCCACCTGGAGGAGAATTCAATCTGGCCCACTTAAGCGGAGTCTTTGACTATGCCCGGTATGTCGGTCTCGAATTCAACACAGCCCTGGATGAATCCAAAATTGGAAATCTGGAGCTGGTCATGGAGGCCATGATTGAGCCTTACCGCAGAATCACTCCGGAAGCGTTGTCCGCAGTTCCTTATAATCTCGGTCAGACCGGGATCGCCTACAACACCAAGTACATCTCAGAGGAAAAAGCTGAAGAACTTGGAGCCTCCCTGCTCTGGGACGATTCCATCAGAGGCAACCTGGGCAGCTGGGTTGAGTGGCGGACCAACATCTGGTATGCAGCGCTCTACACTGGCCAGGACCCCAACAATATCCAGGATATCAACGCAGTATGGGATGCCCTGCGCAAACAGGTGCCCATGGTCAGGAAGTACTGGGGCTCGGGAGCTGAACTCATGAACCTTCTGGCCAGTGAAGAGGTCTATGCCACTGTTGCCTGGTCCGGACGAGTAGCCCATCTCCAGGAGCAGGGATACCCCATAGGGTTCCTGGCCCCTGAAGGTTGTTACTCCTGGCAGGAATGCATCTTTGTCATGAAGGGTACTGACCTTGATGTTGCTCATCAGCTGCTTGACTTCATGCTGGCCCCGGAAGCTTCAATTGCCGTGGCTGAAGGGCAGATGTATCCCCCCAGTCTTGACCCCACCAAGGTGGAACTGACTGAAAAAATTAAAAATCTGCCGGCCTTTGATCCCACCGGAAAACTCCAGGGCTATCTTTTTGCTGATCCCCATTACTGGAATGAAAGGCAACTGGAATGGGCTGAGAGATGGGACCGGGTCAGGGCCGGACGCTGA
- a CDS encoding proline racemase family protein, protein MHQDDTYAAFKRRFPTGITTIDSHTAGEYTRLVVEGLGPIPGRTMAEKRNFTIHNLDRERLLLTTEPRGNRDVVAALMTEPTTPGASFGLIYMDARRYPYLCGHATIGAVTTLLETGMIKAFPDADGCLRLIVDTPSGPMPVLVKMRPGRVDSVSFTSVPCFTYARNISLAVPGIGTVCIDLVCAGGFFAMVDLSQPLFESLELSHDQIIRLGMDITALASRHLDVRHPERDEVASIDVTEFYRTKGPCQGNSFVVYGESHLDRSPCGTGTSAKMALLYSRGLVSRDAVYENSGPLGTSFKARIVQETMVGEYRAVCVEVTGSAHVTGLHTFVLDKTDPFPSGFLL, encoded by the coding sequence ATGCATCAAGATGACACCTATGCCGCCTTTAAAAGGCGGTTCCCTACAGGCATAACAACCATAGACTCCCACACTGCCGGAGAATACACCCGGCTCGTGGTTGAAGGCTTGGGCCCAATTCCCGGCAGGACCATGGCTGAAAAAAGAAATTTCACAATCCACAACCTGGATCGGGAAAGACTTCTTTTGACCACCGAGCCTAGGGGAAACCGGGATGTTGTTGCTGCACTGATGACTGAACCCACTACCCCGGGTGCATCATTCGGACTGATATACATGGATGCCCGCAGGTACCCGTATCTTTGCGGCCATGCAACCATCGGCGCAGTAACTACCCTCCTGGAAACAGGAATGATCAAAGCCTTTCCTGATGCTGACGGCTGCCTGCGTCTGATCGTGGACACACCTTCAGGACCCATGCCTGTTCTGGTCAAAATGAGACCCGGCCGGGTTGATTCTGTTTCCTTTACTTCTGTGCCCTGTTTTACATATGCCAGAAACATTTCTCTGGCTGTTCCCGGGATAGGCACTGTCTGCATCGACCTGGTCTGTGCCGGGGGCTTTTTTGCCATGGTGGACCTCAGCCAGCCCCTTTTTGAATCTCTTGAGCTTTCCCATGATCAAATAATCCGGCTGGGGATGGACATCACAGCCCTGGCCTCCAGACACCTGGATGTCCGACATCCTGAAAGGGACGAGGTGGCCAGTATAGATGTAACTGAATTTTACAGGACCAAGGGTCCCTGTCAGGGTAACAGCTTTGTGGTTTACGGCGAATCCCACCTGGACCGTTCCCCCTGTGGCACTGGAACCTCGGCCAAGATGGCCCTGCTCTACTCCAGAGGACTTGTATCCAGAGACGCTGTTTATGAGAACAGCGGTCCTCTGGGCACCTCTTTCAAAGCAAGGATTGTCCAGGAAACCATGGTCGGAGAATACCGGGCAGTCTGCGTGGAAGTCACTGGCAGCGCCCATGTCACTGGTCTGCACACCTTTGTTCTGGATAAAACTGACCCTTTCCCTTCAGGCTTTCTGCTTTGA
- a CDS encoding ABC transporter ATP-binding protein: MENSQQQPVVQLKGIVKRFGKMEAVKKIDLNIEQGSLVTLLGPSGCGKTTILRMIAGLEHPTEGEIYINGRMVNDIPIHKRNLGMIFQNYALFPHKTIFDNVAFGLKYRNVSKTDLKEKVRNALEMVRLPDVGQRYPSQLSGGQQQRIALARAIVIEPDVLLMDEPLSALDENLREDMRREIDNLQQMLGVTTLFVTHDQREALSMSDKIVVMKDGRLQQEGPPEDVYNFPANRFVADFLGSSNFYPARVVNKTGDTYTIRLESGHEFLSRHPSDWNEGADVELVIRAQKFYIFPHDEVPEETQGNVFKGVIKDRSYMGGEVSYFVDLEGGLSIHVISIVNITALKIGDRVVVDVAPRHCGLLSAQKAGSE, translated from the coding sequence GTGGAAAACTCGCAACAGCAGCCTGTGGTGCAGCTCAAGGGAATCGTAAAGAGATTCGGAAAAATGGAGGCTGTTAAAAAAATAGATTTGAATATTGAACAGGGTTCTCTGGTCACCCTTCTTGGCCCTTCCGGATGCGGAAAAACCACTATCCTGCGAATGATAGCCGGGCTTGAACACCCGACTGAAGGGGAAATCTACATCAATGGCAGGATGGTCAATGATATCCCCATTCATAAGCGTAACCTTGGGATGATATTTCAGAACTACGCCCTTTTTCCTCATAAGACCATCTTTGACAATGTAGCTTTTGGTCTGAAGTACCGCAATGTATCCAAGACTGATTTAAAAGAAAAAGTCAGGAATGCTCTGGAAATGGTCCGTCTGCCCGATGTGGGCCAGCGTTACCCTTCTCAGCTCTCCGGGGGACAACAGCAGCGCATAGCTCTGGCCAGGGCCATTGTTATTGAGCCCGATGTCCTGCTCATGGACGAGCCTTTGTCCGCCCTGGATGAAAACCTTCGTGAAGACATGCGCAGAGAGATCGACAACCTGCAGCAGATGCTCGGAGTGACAACCCTGTTCGTCACTCATGATCAGCGTGAAGCCTTAAGCATGTCCGACAAGATCGTGGTCATGAAAGACGGGCGTCTTCAGCAGGAAGGTCCTCCTGAAGACGTCTATAATTTTCCTGCCAACCGGTTTGTAGCTGACTTTCTGGGTTCATCCAACTTTTATCCGGCCAGGGTGGTGAACAAAACAGGCGATACATATACCATCAGACTTGAAAGCGGTCATGAATTCCTCTCCCGGCATCCATCAGACTGGAATGAAGGTGCTGATGTGGAACTGGTCATCAGAGCCCAGAAATTTTATATTTTTCCCCATGATGAGGTTCCTGAGGAAACCCAGGGTAATGTCTTTAAAGGGGTGATCAAGGATCGGAGCTACATGGGAGGTGAAGTAAGTTATTTTGTCGACCTGGAGGGCGGACTTTCCATCCACGTCATCAGCATTGTCAATATCACAGCCTTGAAGATCGGGGACAGGGTAGTAGTAGACGTTGCCCCCAGGCACTGCGGACTCCTGTCTGCCCAGAAAGCTGGTTCAGAGTAG
- a CDS encoding complex I subunit 5 family protein, with product MDLGFWLPILVLSSSLITGLIIFFLKEESTGLRTVLNLLAAAFKVVAVHYMAFRLLVLDKAHEVSFSMGLGFDFVLRVDFLSLMFVSLSSNLWLVTTLYAVGYLEGSPNRSRFFGFFSLCVTASTGIALAGNLITFFIFYEFLTLVTYPLVVHRETRTALEAGRTYLWYTILGGSFLFVGVVWLQVIAGPLDFIDTGILEGLGSEHHRTLSIIFLLLIVGLGVKAALVPLHGWLPVAMVAPAPVSALLHAVAVVKAGAFGIVRVVFDVFGRDFAGFLGLLAPLAGAAALTIIFGSVRALYQTDLKKRLAYSTVSQVSYITIGAAVIAPFSTVGAIVHLVHQGVMKITLFFCAGNIAETLGLHKIRDIKGVARRMPVTAGLFTIAAFGMIGVPPLAGFISKWYLGIGGLDAGKDWILAVLVLSSILNSAYFLPVIHAMWFEHPDKEWKTLRPSRFEAPWTLLLPPLITAAAALLAGILAGWEWSPLGVAKQIAQGMGVYP from the coding sequence ATGGACCTCGGTTTCTGGCTGCCAATCCTGGTTCTGTCCAGCTCCCTGATCACCGGACTGATCATCTTTTTCCTCAAGGAAGAAAGCACCGGTCTAAGGACCGTGCTGAACCTTCTGGCAGCCGCCTTCAAGGTAGTGGCTGTCCACTACATGGCGTTCAGACTCCTGGTCCTGGACAAGGCCCATGAGGTCAGCTTCAGCATGGGTCTGGGATTTGATTTTGTGCTCCGGGTGGACTTTCTTTCTCTGATGTTTGTCAGTCTGTCCAGCAACCTCTGGCTGGTAACCACCCTTTATGCCGTGGGCTACCTGGAAGGATCACCCAACAGGAGCCGCTTTTTCGGCTTCTTCAGTTTATGCGTCACAGCCAGCACTGGAATCGCCCTGGCCGGAAATCTGATAACTTTTTTTATTTTTTATGAATTCCTGACCCTGGTCACCTATCCTCTGGTGGTCCACAGAGAGACCAGGACAGCCCTGGAGGCTGGACGGACCTATCTCTGGTACACCATTCTGGGCGGTTCATTCTTATTTGTGGGCGTGGTCTGGCTCCAGGTGATTGCCGGACCTCTGGACTTCATTGACACGGGAATACTGGAAGGCCTGGGCTCTGAACACCACAGGACTCTGTCCATTATTTTTCTGCTGCTCATCGTGGGCCTGGGCGTTAAAGCCGCTCTGGTTCCCCTGCATGGCTGGCTGCCAGTGGCCATGGTGGCCCCTGCTCCTGTTTCAGCCCTGCTCCATGCTGTTGCCGTGGTCAAGGCCGGTGCTTTTGGGATTGTCCGGGTTGTATTTGATGTTTTTGGTCGCGATTTTGCGGGCTTCCTTGGTCTGCTGGCCCCTCTGGCCGGTGCCGCAGCCCTGACCATCATCTTTGGCTCGGTACGGGCTCTTTACCAGACCGACCTGAAAAAAAGGCTGGCCTACTCCACAGTCAGCCAGGTCTCTTATATAACCATTGGCGCGGCTGTCATTGCTCCCTTTTCCACGGTTGGAGCAATTGTTCACTTGGTTCACCAGGGGGTGATGAAAATCACTCTTTTTTTCTGCGCCGGAAATATCGCTGAAACCCTTGGCCTGCACAAGATCCGGGATATAAAGGGAGTAGCCCGGCGTATGCCTGTTACTGCCGGTCTGTTCACCATTGCGGCCTTTGGCATGATCGGGGTTCCACCACTGGCTGGCTTCATAAGCAAATGGTACCTGGGAATCGGAGGCCTGGACGCGGGGAAGGACTGGATTCTGGCTGTACTTGTGTTAAGCAGCATTCTGAACTCGGCTTATTTTCTCCCGGTAATCCATGCCATGTGGTTTGAACATCCGGACAAGGAGTGGAAGACCTTAAGGCCTTCCAGATTTGAAGCACCCTGGACCCTGCTCCTGCCTCCCCTTATAACCGCTGCAGCGGCTCTTCTGGCTGGGATCCTGGCAGGCTGGGAATGGAGCCCCCTGGGTGTTGCCAAACAGATCGCCCAGGGCATGGGGGTGTATCCATGA
- a CDS encoding amidohydrolase gives MRKPDLILENARIHTMDPLIPEAGSLAIAGKRIMAVGAGPCLGLNPGPGTRTIDLEGSLVLPGFWDSHFHYYQWAMGRTYIPLDRAESFIHCLEMIRHKASILAMHGSSQWLQGLGFNESDWPENRMPLRRDLDIVSPEIPVLIWRCDMHLAVANSRALQLSGLADERPDPVRGLIGRNPDGSLNGTLREEAINIVKKAMPEPSLESVTSIMDQAQKDLHSLGITSIHDVRLAGNQSESALTFRAWQALHHQGRLKLHCWTSLPGEERAAVEEIGLRTGFGDNYLRVGHLKYFMDGGMGARTAWMKEPYLDTGGTGLCLIPPADLLEEIRAADQAGLAVMIHAIGDQANHELISIFEKLQAEKKANIIGPALQHRLEHVQVIREKDIQRLARLNMPVSVQPANMVLDINMINHCAGRVGRHAYAFKAMLDQGINVLFSSDCPVCSPDPLVGIQAAVTRTRADGTPRGGWYPDQIFSLDQALRAYTMSPAVAYNAQNLQGSISPGKLADLVVFKNNLFHTDLNHLHRSKVAMTIFDGQIVYQS, from the coding sequence ATGCGCAAGCCTGATCTGATCCTGGAAAACGCCCGCATCCATACTATGGACCCCCTGATTCCAGAGGCCGGTTCCCTGGCCATTGCTGGAAAACGGATCATGGCTGTGGGTGCTGGCCCTTGTCTTGGCCTGAACCCTGGCCCAGGAACCAGGACCATTGACCTGGAAGGCAGTCTGGTCCTGCCAGGGTTCTGGGATTCACATTTTCACTACTACCAGTGGGCCATGGGCCGGACCTATATTCCCCTTGACCGGGCTGAATCTTTTATTCATTGCCTGGAAATGATCCGTCACAAGGCCAGTATACTGGCAATGCACGGAAGTAGCCAGTGGCTACAGGGGCTGGGCTTCAATGAGTCAGACTGGCCTGAAAACAGAATGCCCCTGCGCCGGGATCTGGACATAGTCAGCCCGGAGATCCCGGTCCTCATCTGGAGATGTGACATGCATCTGGCCGTGGCCAACTCCAGGGCCCTCCAGCTGAGCGGACTGGCCGACGAAAGACCGGACCCGGTCCGTGGCCTGATCGGCCGGAACCCGGATGGAAGCCTGAACGGAACCCTGCGCGAAGAAGCCATTAACATCGTTAAAAAGGCTATGCCTGAACCAAGTCTTGAGTCTGTAACGTCCATCATGGATCAGGCCCAAAAGGACCTGCACTCCCTGGGAATAACCTCCATTCACGACGTCCGTCTGGCAGGAAACCAGTCTGAATCCGCCTTGACTTTCAGGGCCTGGCAGGCATTGCACCACCAGGGCAGACTCAAACTTCATTGCTGGACCAGCCTGCCTGGAGAAGAAAGGGCAGCTGTTGAAGAAATCGGCCTCAGAACCGGATTCGGGGACAATTATCTCCGGGTCGGCCATCTCAAGTACTTTATGGACGGAGGAATGGGAGCCAGAACAGCCTGGATGAAAGAGCCTTACCTGGACACCGGGGGCACAGGTCTCTGCCTGATACCTCCTGCTGATCTCCTTGAAGAAATCAGGGCTGCCGACCAGGCAGGTCTGGCTGTTATGATCCATGCCATCGGCGACCAGGCCAACCATGAGCTGATTTCAATTTTCGAAAAATTACAGGCTGAAAAAAAAGCCAATATCATCGGACCCGCCCTCCAGCATCGTTTGGAACATGTCCAGGTCATCAGAGAAAAAGACATCCAGAGGCTGGCCCGGCTGAATATGCCGGTTTCTGTTCAGCCCGCCAATATGGTGCTGGACATCAACATGATAAACCACTGCGCAGGAAGAGTAGGCAGACATGCCTATGCCTTTAAGGCAATGCTCGACCAGGGGATCAATGTCCTGTTCAGCTCAGACTGCCCGGTCTGCAGCCCGGACCCCTTAGTGGGAATTCAGGCCGCTGTAACCAGAACCCGGGCCGATGGGACCCCCAGGGGCGGGTGGTACCCTGACCAGATCTTTTCCCTGGACCAGGCCCTGAGAGCCTACACCATGTCACCTGCCGTGGCCTACAACGCCCAAAACCTCCAGGGTAGCATCAGTCCGGGCAAACTGGCTGACCTGGTTGTCTTTAAAAACAATCTCTTTCACACTGATCTCAATCATCTCCATCGATCCAAAGTGGCCATGACCATTTTTGATGGTCAGATCGTTTACCAGTCATAA
- a CDS encoding ABC transporter permease has product MFRITGWSFIRLYTILVYVFMFLPIVVVIILSFDTQQFASFPMQGFTLKWYAELAQNQSIIQAFKSSLLLGTLAALISTTIAVPAAMAFVRYSFRGKNSLNTLLLAPIMVPEVVLGVALLLFMRWLQQPKSFAMLLLGHVMLTLPYVLLIVQARMVSINNVYEEAAKSLGANPFQTFREVTLPLLLPAVLAGILFAFTISFDNITATLFWATAEHQTVPVRIFGMLRHSISPEINALGTVMIFFTIMAPLTAALLIRYFSKNR; this is encoded by the coding sequence ATGTTCAGGATCACAGGCTGGTCTTTCATCAGACTATACACCATTCTGGTCTACGTATTCATGTTCCTGCCCATTGTGGTGGTCATAATCCTGTCTTTTGACACTCAGCAGTTTGCCAGCTTTCCAATGCAGGGATTCACCCTGAAATGGTATGCTGAACTGGCTCAGAATCAGTCCATCATCCAGGCCTTTAAAAGCTCCCTGCTTCTGGGAACCCTTGCCGCTCTTATATCCACGACCATTGCAGTTCCAGCAGCTATGGCCTTTGTCCGTTATTCATTTAGAGGCAAGAACTCACTGAACACCCTGCTTCTTGCTCCCATCATGGTCCCGGAAGTCGTGCTCGGCGTGGCCCTGCTTCTGTTCATGCGCTGGCTGCAGCAACCCAAGAGCTTTGCCATGCTTCTACTGGGGCATGTCATGCTTACCCTGCCCTATGTCCTGCTCATAGTTCAGGCCAGGATGGTCAGCATAAACAATGTCTATGAAGAAGCGGCCAAATCCCTTGGAGCCAATCCATTTCAGACTTTCCGGGAAGTAACTCTTCCCCTGCTTTTGCCGGCAGTGCTGGCCGGGATTCTTTTCGCCTTCACTATTTCCTTTGACAATATTACCGCCACCCTCTTTTGGGCCACAGCTGAGCACCAGACCGTACCGGTCAGAATTTTCGGGATGCTCAGGCATTCCATAAGTCCTGAAATTAACGCCTTGGGCACGGTGATGATCTTTTTCACCATAATGGCCCCCCTGACAGCGGCTCTGCTGATCAGGTACTTTTCAAAAAACAGATAA